Proteins co-encoded in one Malus sylvestris chromosome 7, drMalSylv7.2, whole genome shotgun sequence genomic window:
- the LOC126628807 gene encoding lysophospholipid acyltransferase LPEAT2-like → MADQDLTSPFLSPPPSDHPHLILTIQDDTDTESHHNHNGIHTHQSTSADHHHHFRNPFAFLGSDGLTVPVSITADPFRNHTLEITGIYEWLKIGICLPIALVRLVLFGVSLLIGFLATKLALQGWKDKKSPMPRWRCRIMWITRVCTRCILFAFGYHWIRHKGKPAPRDIAPIVVSNHVSFIEPIFFFYELFPTIVASESHDSLPFVGTIIRAMQVIYVNRFSASSRKHAVSEIKRKASCGRFPRVLLFPEGTTTNGRYLISFELGAFIPGFTIQPVVVRYPHVHFDQSWGHISLAKLMFRMFTQFHNFMEVEYLSVVSLFDNKKESATRFSERTSHAIATALNVVQTSHSYGDLMLLMKASQSKLKLEQPSVYMVEMASVKSLLHISSIEAVDFLDKFLSMNPDPRGHVHYHDFLRVLRLKDCSYSEEIFAFMDVERNGVITFKQFLFGSAHVVKRPLFRRACELAFSECVSGENDYVSEQKFGESIGHAIPDLNEDEVRGLFNLFDSDNDGRISREDFLTCLRKNPLLIAVFSPCLLNKDISEDGNRLVEEIV, encoded by the exons ATGGCAGACCAAGATCTCACCTCCCCCTTCCTCTCTCCTCCACCGTCCGATCACCCCCACTTGATCCTCACCATCCAAGACGACACCGATACCGAATCCCACCACAACCACAACGGCATCCACACCCATCAGAGCACCAGCGccgaccaccaccaccactttcGCAACCCATTTGCATTTCTCGGGTCCGATGGGTTGACCGTGCCCGTTTCCATCACCGCCGACCCTTTTCGGAACCACACCCTCGAGATTACGGGTATTTACGAGTGGTTAAAGATCGGAATTTGCCTGCCCATCGCGCTTGTTCGGCTGGTGCTGTTTGGGGTGTCTTTGCTGATTGGGTTTTTGGCGACGAAATTGGCTCTTCAGGGGTGGAAGGATAAGAAGAGCCCTATGCCGAGGTGGAGGTGCAGGATTATGTGGATCACTAGGGTCTGTACTCGATGCATTCTCTTCGCTTTTGG CTACCATTGGATAAGACATAAAGGAAAACCTGCTCCCCGAGACATTGCTCCAATAGTTGTTTCTAACCATGTGTCTTTTATTGAACCTATCTTCTTTTTCTATGAATTATTCCCTACAATTGTGGCATCCGAATCCCATGATTCCCTACCTTTTGTTGGGACGATCATCAGAGCAATGCAG GTGATATATGTTAACAGGTTTTCAGCATCATCAAGGAAGCATGCTGTCAGTGAAATCAAG AGAaaagcttcatgtggtagatttCCTCGAGTTCTTTTATTTCCCGAGGGAACCACAACCAATGGGAGATATCTCATTTCATTTGAACTTGGTGCATTCATCCCTGGTTTCACCATCCAACCAGTAGTTGTACGATATCCCCACGTACACTTTGATCAATCCTG GGGGCACATTTCTTTGGCAAAGCTCATGTTTAGAATGTTCACACAGTTTCACAATTTCATGGAG GTAGAGTACCTTTCTGTTGTTTCActctttgataacaagaaagaAAGTGCTACCCGTTTTTCGGAGAGG ACTAGTCATGCTATTGCAACTGCACTCAACGTTGTACAGACATCTCATTCATATGGAGATTTAATGCTTCTCATGAAAGCATCTCAGTCAAAATTGAAACTG GAGCAACCTTCAGTGTATATGGTTGAAATGGCAAGTGTAAAGTCA TTACTCCATATAAGCAGCATAGAGGCTGTGGACTTTCTAGATAAGTTTCTTTCTATGAATCCAGACCCAAG AGGTCATGTTCACTACCATGATTTCCTAAGGGTGCTAAGACTCAAGGATTGTAGCTATTCCGAAGAG ATATTTGCATTCATGGATGTTGAGAGAAATGGAGTAATAACGTTTAAGCAG TTCTTATTTGGATCAGCGCATGTCGTTAAGCGGCCATTGTTCCGCAGAGCCTGTGAATTAGCCTTTTCTGAATGTGTTTCTGGGGAGAATGACTACGTTTCAGAACAAAAA TTTGGAGAGTCCATCGGACATGCAATCCCGGATTTGAATGAGGATGAG GTCCGTGGACTGTTCAATCTATTTGATTCTGATAATGATGGAAGAATCAGCAGGGAAGATTTTTTGACCTGCCTAAGAAAAAACCCACTACTGATTGCAGTTTTCTCGCCTTGTTTGCTTAACAAAGACATTTCAGAAGATGGAAATAGGTTGGTGGAGGAGATTGTGTAG